In one Bacillus thuringiensis genomic region, the following are encoded:
- the pepD gene encoding beta-Ala-His dipeptidase, which translates to MYSTLEQLTKHPVFYHFAEISKIPRGSGNEKEISDYLVGFAKERNLEVIQDEAFNVIIKKEATAGYENVPAIIIQGHMDMVCEKNQATVHDFEKDPIQLRIIGDMLYANQTTLGADNGIAVAYALALLDSKEIPHPALEVVITTEEETTMGGAFAIDPNHFEGKIFINIDSEEDHKLLVSSAGGAKAVETIQVIWDETPANMDAYRLYVGGLKGGHSGMEIDKQRGNANKVLGRVLRDLSVHTEFYISEVHGGLKTNAIPRESVATILIRTEDVGQVEEKLESWTRVLQEEMRAVDPDVHVTLTKLDEKVEKVFAKETQKQLISSLFLIPNGIQSMSMDIKGLVESSTNLGVIETLQDEIKLRNEVRSSVSSLKQHVAEEIKYIAELVGATFEIESEYPEWPYNPNSQIRNLFEKVHQEKYNKEIEIFAVHAGIECSAFVQKMPELDAISFGPDIFNVHTPDEHISISSVVNNWGFFVDVMKGTKELAK; encoded by the coding sequence AATTAGTGATTATTTAGTGGGCTTTGCAAAAGAGCGTAATTTAGAAGTTATTCAAGATGAAGCATTCAATGTCATTATTAAAAAAGAAGCAACAGCTGGTTATGAAAATGTACCAGCTATTATTATTCAAGGTCATATGGATATGGTTTGCGAAAAAAATCAAGCAACAGTACATGATTTTGAAAAAGATCCGATTCAATTACGAATCATTGGGGACATGTTATATGCAAATCAAACAACATTAGGTGCTGATAATGGTATTGCAGTTGCGTATGCATTAGCTTTATTAGATTCAAAAGAAATTCCGCATCCAGCACTTGAAGTCGTTATCACTACTGAAGAAGAAACGACAATGGGCGGGGCTTTTGCTATTGATCCAAATCATTTTGAAGGAAAGATATTTATAAATATTGATTCTGAAGAAGATCATAAATTACTTGTAAGTAGTGCAGGTGGTGCGAAAGCTGTTGAAACAATTCAAGTAATTTGGGATGAAACGCCAGCGAATATGGATGCATACCGTCTATATGTTGGTGGTCTAAAAGGCGGCCATTCTGGTATGGAAATTGATAAACAACGCGGTAATGCGAACAAAGTATTAGGACGAGTATTACGTGATTTATCAGTACATACGGAGTTTTACATAAGTGAAGTTCACGGCGGATTAAAAACGAATGCAATTCCGCGTGAAAGTGTAGCTACAATTTTAATTCGTACAGAAGATGTAGGACAAGTAGAAGAAAAACTAGAATCATGGACACGTGTATTACAAGAAGAAATGCGTGCTGTTGATCCAGATGTTCATGTTACACTGACAAAATTGGATGAAAAAGTTGAAAAAGTATTTGCTAAAGAGACACAAAAGCAGCTTATTTCATCATTATTCTTAATTCCGAATGGCATTCAAAGTATGAGCATGGATATTAAAGGTCTTGTAGAAAGCTCAACAAATTTAGGCGTTATTGAAACGTTGCAAGATGAAATTAAATTACGTAACGAAGTGCGAAGTTCTGTAAGTAGTTTAAAACAACATGTTGCAGAAGAAATCAAATATATTGCTGAATTAGTTGGTGCTACATTTGAAATAGAGTCAGAGTATCCAGAATGGCCATACAATCCAAACTCACAAATTCGTAATTTATTTGAAAAAGTACATCAAGAAAAATACAATAAAGAAATTGAAATCTTCGCTGTACATGCGGGAATTGAGTGTAGCGCATTCGTTCAAAAGATGCCTGAATTAGATGCAATTTCATTCGGACCAGACATCTTTAACGTCCACACTCCAGATGAACATATCAGTATCTCTTCTGTAGTGAATAACTGGGGATTCTTCGTTGATGTAATGAAGGGTACGAAAGAATTAGCTAAGTAA
- a CDS encoding papain-like cysteine protease family protein — MKGRKHFIVIMFLLFFIFSFVGVEKIIAEEVEFSGTTAPLNVNVREAKSLNANIVDMIPGNTKVSFKGWEYGEAVKDYWTGNLDNRWFYYFKDGKKVYVTSAYINGNPPSTPKDRKLSVPNILQERSNWCWAGTSVSVLNYFGKTPSQDQYVRYVKGGSYNNPATSREIQYGLSRYGVSSAISSGAKSYDWFKSQINSNQPMIALIMWQNGANIGHFLVLDGFYKGTNGTDYITYMDPWYGDHYNHNFSTFHNNNNFWWSETVYNIHAN; from the coding sequence ATGAAGGGAAGAAAACATTTTATCGTTATTATGTTTTTATTGTTCTTTATATTTAGTTTTGTTGGTGTTGAGAAAATAATAGCAGAAGAAGTTGAATTTTCAGGAACAACAGCTCCATTGAATGTAAATGTTAGAGAGGCAAAAAGTTTGAATGCAAATATTGTAGATATGATTCCTGGAAATACAAAAGTATCTTTTAAAGGATGGGAGTATGGTGAAGCGGTTAAAGATTACTGGACAGGAAATTTAGATAATCGTTGGTTTTATTATTTTAAAGATGGAAAAAAAGTATATGTAACGTCAGCGTATATTAATGGAAATCCTCCAAGTACACCAAAAGACCGTAAATTATCTGTACCTAACATATTACAAGAAAGATCAAATTGGTGTTGGGCAGGCACTTCGGTTTCAGTTTTAAATTATTTTGGGAAAACTCCTTCACAAGATCAGTACGTTAGGTATGTTAAGGGTGGATCATATAATAATCCTGCAACTTCACGTGAAATACAATATGGATTATCAAGATATGGGGTTAGCTCAGCTATAAGTTCTGGAGCAAAATCGTATGATTGGTTCAAAAGTCAAATTAATAGTAATCAGCCGATGATTGCACTCATTATGTGGCAAAATGGAGCTAACATCGGACACTTTCTAGTACTTGATGGATTTTATAAAGGGACAAATGGAACAGATTATATAACGTACATGGACCCTTGGTATGGTGATCATTATAATCATAATTTCAGTACGTTCCATAACAATAATAATTTTTGGTGGAGTGAAACTGTTTATAATATCCATGCAAACTAA
- a CDS encoding response regulator transcription factor, producing MKRMLTERELEVAIYVAKGYTDAEISKKIYVTPRRISTIINHIKEKWHINSRVELGILVYHYGFIDAPLFSNKKIQLCKKVVQ from the coding sequence ATGAAAAGAATGTTGACCGAAAGAGAGTTAGAAGTGGCTATTTATGTAGCAAAAGGATATACAGATGCAGAAATTTCCAAAAAAATATATGTTACCCCTCGAAGAATTTCAACGATAATTAATCATATTAAAGAAAAATGGCATATTAATTCTAGAGTGGAATTAGGTATTTTAGTTTATCATTATGGTTTTATAGATGCACCCTTATTTTCAAATAAAAAAATTCAACTATGTAAAAAGGTTGTACAATAG
- a CDS encoding helix-turn-helix domain-containing protein → MEFYNLGIIIKELRKKKNMSQSELCHGICSQSQISKIEKGIIYPSSILLYQLSERLGIDPNYIFALTKNKKIKYIENVKCVMRDCVKQKEYNELYEIVKKEKNENNFQSKEDKQFLLWHEAIAIYYVNGATINAFDILNRALKQTLSSSNFLSEKEISIMNSIAIIHAENEEYEKSINILKQSLINFNKIEFPREKEIKLRLIHTLTKCLHLANQYEEAIKYSEIGIKLAINMNTLYLLGELFFEKGAILLKVQHSNEVGLTYIKKALFIFELTERKQYIKMIKEKYIKNQK, encoded by the coding sequence ATGGAATTCTACAATCTTGGTATTATTATTAAAGAACTTAGAAAGAAAAAAAACATGTCACAATCTGAATTATGTCATGGAATATGTTCACAAAGTCAAATTAGTAAGATAGAAAAAGGTATTATTTATCCATCTAGCATATTGTTGTATCAATTATCTGAAAGACTTGGTATTGATCCAAATTATATATTTGCACTAACTAAAAATAAAAAAATAAAATATATTGAAAATGTAAAATGTGTAATGAGAGATTGTGTGAAACAAAAAGAATATAATGAGCTTTACGAAATAGTGAAAAAAGAGAAAAACGAAAATAATTTCCAATCAAAAGAAGATAAACAATTTCTATTATGGCATGAAGCGATTGCTATATATTATGTAAATGGAGCAACAATTAATGCTTTTGACATTTTAAATAGAGCACTAAAACAAACTTTAAGTAGTAGTAACTTTTTATCAGAGAAAGAAATAAGCATAATGAATTCAATCGCTATAATACATGCAGAAAATGAAGAGTATGAGAAAAGCATAAATATATTAAAACAAAGTTTAATTAATTTTAATAAGATAGAATTCCCTAGAGAAAAAGAAATCAAATTAAGACTCATTCATACGTTAACAAAATGTTTACACCTTGCAAATCAATATGAAGAAGCGATAAAGTATAGTGAAATAGGTATAAAATTAGCCATAAATATGAATACTTTATACTTATTAGGTGAATTATTCTTTGAAAAAGGTGCAATTTTATTAAAAGTTCAGCACTCTAATGAAGTTGGTTTAACATACATAAAAAAGGCATTATTTATATTTGAACTAACAGAGAGAAAACAATATATAAAAATGATCAAGGAAAAATATATTAAAAATCAAAAATAA
- a CDS encoding AbrB/MazE/SpoVT family DNA-binding domain-containing protein codes for MKSRGITRKADSMGRIVIPMEIRRSLGIVEKDSLEMFIEEEQIILRKYQSPRACALTGDISDSNISLANGKIIVSPNGMELLIKKLQQYLLK; via the coding sequence ATGAAATCAAGAGGAATTACTCGTAAAGCAGATAGTATGGGGCGTATTGTTATTCCAATGGAAATAAGACGGAGTTTAGGAATTGTAGAAAAAGATTCTCTTGAAATGTTTATAGAAGAGGAGCAGATTATTTTACGAAAATATCAATCTCCAAGAGCTTGTGCACTTACAGGAGATATTTCAGACAGCAATATTTCGTTAGCGAATGGGAAGATTATCGTAAGTCCAAACGGTATGGAACTGTTAATAAAGAAGTTACAGCAATATCTTTTAAAGTAA
- a CDS encoding TSUP family transporter encodes MDFTIELLILLFLVAVIAGWIDTIAGGGGMITIPIMLLVGMSPSVAIATNKLQGSSGTLMATVFFIKKKEINLKEMRLSILMTFFGSVLGGWLVLQIRAEYLIMILPFLLVFIGIYFLLSPNIANEDRPRKISMLLFALTVAPLVGFYDGFFGPGTGSLIALAFILLCGYSATRATANAKILNFTSNFAALLYFIIFGQIDWTIGLIMMLGQIIGSYIGAKMVLTKGTLLIRPIVVIVCFVMAIKIFLQNMN; translated from the coding sequence ATGGATTTTACTATTGAATTACTCATATTACTATTTTTAGTAGCTGTAATAGCAGGGTGGATAGATACGATTGCTGGAGGCGGTGGTATGATAACTATCCCGATAATGTTATTAGTAGGTATGTCTCCTTCTGTAGCGATAGCAACTAATAAACTGCAAGGGAGTAGCGGAACTCTCATGGCGACAGTGTTTTTTATTAAGAAGAAAGAAATTAATCTTAAAGAAATGCGTTTGTCCATCTTAATGACCTTTTTTGGATCAGTTTTGGGTGGATGGCTTGTTTTACAGATACGAGCAGAATATCTAATTATGATATTACCTTTTTTACTTGTTTTTATTGGCATTTATTTTCTATTATCTCCAAATATAGCAAACGAAGATCGACCGAGAAAAATAAGTATGTTGTTGTTTGCGTTAACAGTGGCTCCGTTAGTGGGATTTTATGATGGTTTCTTCGGCCCAGGAACAGGTAGCTTGATTGCTTTAGCATTCATTCTTTTATGTGGATATAGTGCTACACGGGCAACTGCAAATGCTAAGATTTTGAATTTTACTAGTAATTTCGCTGCTTTGTTGTATTTTATTATTTTTGGCCAAATCGATTGGACAATTGGATTGATTATGATGCTTGGTCAAATTATAGGGTCATATATTGGGGCGAAGATGGTGCTTACAAAAGGGACGTTATTAATACGACCAATAGTGGTTATTGTTTGCTTTGTCATGGCAATTAAGATTTTTTTACAAAATATGAACTAA
- a CDS encoding CatB-related O-acetyltransferase — MKYPLFNHWSETKYIKDIVTNPLIEVGEYSYYSGYYSHQNFEDGCVRYLWGDAKSQALFNPIEQMGWHLDKLIIGNYVCIASGVVILMGGNHNHHSEWITVYPFAEQIKQSYEPKGDTVIKSDAWIGMNAIIMPGVTIGEGAIVAAGSVVSKDVPPYTIVGGNPAKEIKKRFTDTEINMLMEMRWFDWDRKLIEKAIPLLSSPSIESLFAFYKNEVKNK, encoded by the coding sequence ATGAAGTATCCATTATTTAATCATTGGTCAGAAACAAAGTATATAAAAGATATAGTAACAAATCCACTCATTGAAGTAGGAGAGTACTCCTATTATTCAGGGTATTATAGTCATCAAAATTTTGAAGATGGCTGTGTAAGGTATTTGTGGGGAGATGCTAAGTCCCAAGCACTGTTCAATCCAATTGAACAGATGGGATGGCACCTTGACAAACTCATTATTGGGAATTATGTTTGCATTGCAAGTGGGGTAGTCATTTTAATGGGTGGTAATCATAATCATCACTCAGAATGGATTACAGTATATCCATTCGCTGAGCAAATTAAACAATCATATGAACCTAAGGGAGATACAGTCATTAAAAGTGATGCTTGGATTGGAATGAATGCTATAATAATGCCTGGCGTTACTATTGGTGAAGGTGCAATTGTTGCTGCAGGATCTGTCGTAAGTAAAGATGTTCCGCCGTATACAATAGTTGGTGGAAATCCTGCTAAGGAAATAAAGAAACGATTCACTGATACAGAAATAAACATGTTAATGGAAATGCGTTGGTTTGATTGGGATAGGAAATTGATTGAGAAGGCAATTCCGCTGTTATCTAGTCCATCCATCGAATCATTATTTGCTTTTTATAAAAATGAAGTGAAAAATAAATAA
- a CDS encoding SGNH/GDSL hydrolase family protein, whose product MWKRFVAIGDSFTEGIGDEVEGIALKSWVDHFVQLCEKDIEYANFAKRGLVTEEIRLQQLEKALTFNPDLVSLIAGANDVLKGRWNHDAYKNDMEFMINTLSKAGADIIIANLPDFTVRLPFASEKKQVIKEQLLEANEVIHSLSREYKLHHVDFWNHHLVNDNTLWSKDLIHPNSKGYVKVAELIFSSLSVQKTK is encoded by the coding sequence ATGTGGAAGCGATTTGTAGCAATTGGTGATAGTTTTACAGAGGGGATAGGGGATGAAGTTGAGGGAATTGCATTAAAAAGCTGGGTAGATCATTTTGTTCAACTGTGTGAAAAAGATATAGAATATGCCAATTTTGCAAAGCGTGGGTTAGTAACTGAAGAAATTCGCTTGCAGCAATTAGAAAAGGCGTTAACTTTTAATCCAGATTTGGTTAGTCTCATTGCAGGGGCAAACGATGTTTTAAAAGGACGTTGGAATCATGATGCATATAAGAACGATATGGAATTTATGATAAATACATTAAGTAAAGCAGGGGCTGATATTATTATAGCAAACCTTCCTGATTTTACAGTTAGGCTTCCTTTTGCTTCTGAAAAAAAACAAGTAATAAAAGAACAATTATTAGAGGCAAATGAAGTTATACATTCACTGAGCAGAGAGTATAAGCTTCATCATGTTGATTTTTGGAATCATCATTTAGTTAATGACAATACGCTTTGGTCTAAGGATTTAATTCATCCAAACTCAAAAGGATATGTAAAAGTTGCTGAATTGATTTTTAGTAGTTTGTCTGTACAGAAGACAAAATAA
- a CDS encoding MFS transporter: protein MKTTDSKGLLGNRVYLQVFSAYSLLMLGVFIDMLAIMTIVGFEWEVDPTMIGLIPVAYALPGIIFGSWAGVIADRFRKIPIMMFCNLMVGLITIALLFVQDIHWLLVALMIRSIFIVFYYPAQQTLTRQIVSPDLLTKAVSINGIVEQGTKIVGPLIGGMLLSWFQPEFCLIMRAISCLLATLVLIPTIKFKETISKEFVEKQKQSTWTAWVQGWSYVLSNRIILSTMIFVTIAMAVLQLVDSQFPTLFKSLFPHDKSKMGYIISIIGLGGILGALLTQKLKQFQYGRVVCGGMVLMGIGFGGIGLITPSTVFVLAYLISFIAGIGSGLMLVSNQVILQIESDQDQVGRVFGIQSSLTNAVLIISPAMSGPLVHLFGVTQLYVYGGVGLVIIGVIGVSLQKYLWAKHKHEPIRANNF, encoded by the coding sequence ATGAAAACTACTGATTCAAAAGGCCTATTAGGAAATAGGGTTTATTTACAAGTTTTCTCTGCTTATTCATTGCTTATGCTTGGTGTTTTTATTGATATGTTAGCGATTATGACTATAGTTGGATTTGAATGGGAAGTAGATCCTACTATGATTGGATTGATTCCTGTTGCATACGCACTTCCAGGAATTATTTTTGGCTCATGGGCAGGTGTTATTGCAGATCGTTTTAGAAAAATTCCAATTATGATGTTCTGTAATCTAATGGTTGGTCTAATAACGATTGCTCTTTTATTTGTACAAGATATCCACTGGCTCTTAGTAGCATTAATGATTCGTTCCATTTTTATTGTTTTCTATTATCCTGCACAGCAAACACTAACAAGACAGATTGTATCCCCGGATTTGCTTACTAAAGCAGTAAGTATCAACGGAATAGTAGAGCAGGGTACCAAAATAGTAGGCCCGCTTATAGGGGGGATGTTGCTGAGTTGGTTTCAACCAGAGTTCTGCCTCATTATGAGAGCTATAAGTTGTTTATTAGCTACCTTAGTTCTGATACCCACAATAAAATTTAAAGAAACTATATCGAAAGAATTTGTTGAAAAGCAAAAACAAAGTACTTGGACCGCTTGGGTACAAGGATGGAGTTATGTGTTATCTAATCGGATAATATTATCAACTATGATTTTCGTTACAATAGCCATGGCAGTATTACAATTAGTAGACTCACAATTTCCAACTTTATTTAAGAGCTTATTCCCACATGATAAAAGTAAAATGGGATATATCATTTCTATTATTGGTCTTGGCGGAATACTTGGTGCATTACTAACTCAGAAATTAAAACAATTTCAATATGGCAGGGTAGTATGTGGAGGTATGGTTTTAATGGGAATTGGTTTTGGCGGGATCGGTTTGATAACGCCCAGTACGGTCTTCGTTTTGGCCTACTTAATTAGTTTTATCGCTGGTATTGGAAGTGGGCTGATGCTTGTATCTAATCAAGTCATTTTACAAATAGAATCCGATCAAGATCAAGTAGGAAGAGTATTTGGTATTCAAAGCAGTTTAACAAACGCAGTTCTAATTATTTCTCCTGCTATGAGTGGCCCATTAGTGCATTTGTTTGGAGTAACTCAACTCTATGTTTATGGAGGGGTTGGGCTTGTTATTATTGGAGTAATTGGAGTTTCACTGCAGAAATATTTATGGGCTAAACATAAACACGAACCTATAAGAGCAAATAATTTTTGA